A DNA window from Candidatus Binatia bacterium contains the following coding sequences:
- a CDS encoding folylpolyglutamate synthase/dihydrofolate synthase family protein has product MSSYRKTLDTIFNLRGGEIDLRLNRVERALALFDHPERRYPSFHVAGTNGKGSTAAMIHRILTASGYRAALYTSPHVVSFTERIRVGDEEISEDEVVELADEIKRRTAETNVSLTFFEFVTVMAFIYFARNKIDVAVVEVGLGGRLDATNLVVPCVSIITTISKDHEAYLGSDLLSIAGEKGGIIKQGVPLVGGFFAPEITKLFQDIARSKGSAGYYLGRDFSVAVKDKGRFDYSGLHWSMKDLSVALRGRHQMNNAALALCALELAQRDFSLGEPAVRQGLKTVFWPGRLEVVLDRPTVILDGAHNGEGVRTLVGEIRSLLGAKKVKILFASMADKDWPLMLKELSAVADEIVLTRVAMERSADPGKMAEAVKHIPAAVVEDPRQALRVLLEKAGPEDVVLVTGSLYLLGEVRPVLMHGAASSR; this is encoded by the coding sequence ATGTCATCATACAGAAAAACTCTCGACACCATCTTCAACCTCCGCGGCGGCGAGATCGATCTCCGGCTCAACCGCGTGGAGCGGGCGCTCGCCCTCTTCGATCATCCCGAGCGGCGCTATCCTTCTTTTCACGTCGCCGGCACGAACGGCAAGGGCTCCACCGCGGCGATGATCCATCGTATTCTCACCGCCTCGGGATATCGCGCCGCGCTTTATACTTCGCCTCACGTGGTCTCTTTTACCGAGCGCATCCGCGTCGGCGACGAGGAGATCTCAGAGGATGAAGTGGTCGAACTGGCCGATGAGATCAAGCGGCGCACCGCCGAGACAAACGTTAGCCTCACCTTCTTCGAGTTTGTCACGGTGATGGCGTTTATTTATTTCGCGCGGAATAAAATCGACGTCGCCGTGGTGGAGGTGGGGCTGGGCGGACGCTTGGACGCGACCAACCTCGTTGTCCCATGCGTCTCGATCATCACGACAATCTCCAAGGATCATGAAGCCTATCTGGGCTCCGATCTTCTCTCCATCGCCGGGGAGAAGGGCGGCATCATCAAGCAAGGCGTTCCTCTCGTCGGCGGATTTTTCGCGCCTGAAATAACCAAGCTGTTCCAAGACATCGCGAGATCCAAAGGCTCGGCCGGCTATTACCTGGGACGGGATTTTTCCGTAGCGGTGAAAGACAAGGGCCGGTTCGACTATTCCGGGTTGCATTGGAGCATGAAGGATCTTTCCGTCGCGCTCCGTGGCCGCCATCAGATGAACAACGCGGCGCTGGCGCTTTGCGCGCTGGAGCTCGCGCAGAGAGATTTTTCGCTCGGCGAGCCGGCCGTGCGCCAAGGATTGAAGACGGTCTTTTGGCCCGGCCGACTCGAAGTCGTTCTCGACCGGCCGACGGTCATCCTCGACGGGGCGCACAACGGCGAGGGGGTGAGGACGCTCGTCGGCGAGATACGTTCTCTCCTCGGGGCGAAGAAGGTCAAGATTCTCTTCGCCTCGATGGCGGACAAGGATTGGCCGCTCATGTTGAAGGAGCTGTCCGCCGTCGCGGACGAGATCGTCTTGACGCGGGTCGCCATGGAGCGGAGCGCCGATCCCGGGAAAATGGCCGAAGCGGTCAAACATATTCCCGCCGCCGTCGTTGAAGATCCGCGGCAGGCTTTGCGCGTCCTGCTGGAAAAGGCCGGTCCGGAAGATGTGGTTCTGGTCACCGGCTCGCTCTATCTTTTGGGTGAAGTTAGGCCGGTATTAATGCACGGCGCGGCTTCCTCGCGGTGA
- a CDS encoding nicotinate phosphoribosyltransferase (catalyzes the formation of 5-phospho-alpha-D-ribose 1-diphosphate and nicotinate from nicotinate D-ribonucleotide and diphosphate), which yields HVKLIASGGIDEYQIPRLNPLVDAYGIGTAIASAPVLNFALDIMEIDGQPMAKRGKRSGSKLVYRCRACREAIVVPAHQPRTHCPCGGEYEALLKPLIREGRLVRDLPPPRTLREHVLEELRHVTLDAPGRGGSRADY from the coding sequence CACGTGAAGCTGATCGCCTCGGGCGGGATCGACGAGTACCAGATCCCGCGGCTCAACCCGCTGGTCGACGCCTACGGGATCGGCACGGCGATCGCCAGCGCCCCTGTGCTCAACTTCGCGCTCGACATCATGGAGATCGACGGTCAGCCGATGGCCAAGCGTGGGAAGCGATCCGGCTCGAAGCTCGTCTACCGCTGCCGGGCCTGCCGGGAAGCGATCGTCGTCCCCGCCCACCAGCCGCGCACGCACTGCCCCTGCGGCGGCGAGTACGAGGCCCTCCTCAAACCCCTGATCCGCGAGGGACGCCTCGTCCGGGACCTCCCTCCGCCCCGCACACTCCGCGAGCATGTGCTCGAGGAGCTCCGTCACGTCACGCTCGACGCCCCGGGGCGGGGCGGTTCCCGGGCCGACTACTGA
- the lptD gene encoding LPS assembly protein LptD, translating into MQKTYAVLGLILAAGLSRGAPLFGAEASKPEEQIRFTADSLSMSEKGTEIEGKGNVEIKRQEMTLRADRVWANRLTNDMEATGNVSIDDPEWKLKFADRVRFNLNEEIGSIENGDLFLEQGHVSLSGRRLEKYAGQSYHIDEGIFTTCLCEDGPPTWKISAAEIDVTREGSGRIRRGVFYIMDVPVFYLPYAIFPVKTERQTGFLFPEFGTSTKNGFRYMQPFYWAITKSSDATLSFETETRARIGFLTEYRQMFSRNAQAQINLTYFNESFRDNPDAAIKNETIAGCHPTPGGADCDIIPQNRWSVIANHRQTAAAGWTTYSDVALVSDDFYVRELARTLTSTFDRERDIKTSRYSLSRAGFLRHWGDTTLQGEWDYYQDFIQADKRTLHRTPHVSFTGRQVLWNTPLELRWRAAGVNYLSQEGADGLRVDLRPELVLPFSFANYLHGAFGVAPRETAYHLYDPTEKPLLAVCTAGGCRRVTRRYDHNSSRELVELNGKLGTSFGRVFEWGGEGLKRIKHVVEPEVSYLFVSRSNQSETPIMDGIDRVNRRNLMTFSLTNRFWGRFSQIAVPLEGDDVEAVSSLAASDTTELGTLKFTVNYDVADEKTFRDRISDVNTEMRLRPKDYLALGVGTGVSPYTGKVNQATALFSIFDPRPITRRVLDRDFMRPNSLDLSYRFIGKTVDSPLNENANLVLIDRKSRHSCPPPGLPPSLDKTFDPRCGIEKDVMGLIGLRGLLHLTDHLLFLYDANYNAIRAGFTTNRGALKILSRCECWTLTFSLNRTTNPNETNFKFSFELLGLGSQAKEAFR; encoded by the coding sequence GTGCAAAAGACATATGCCGTCCTCGGTTTGATTCTGGCCGCCGGTTTGTCGCGCGGCGCGCCTCTGTTCGGCGCCGAGGCGTCCAAGCCCGAGGAGCAGATCCGTTTCACCGCCGATTCTCTCTCGATGAGCGAGAAAGGCACTGAGATCGAAGGTAAGGGCAACGTCGAGATCAAGCGGCAGGAAATGACCCTCAGGGCCGACCGAGTTTGGGCCAATCGCCTGACCAATGACATGGAGGCCACCGGCAACGTTTCCATCGATGATCCCGAATGGAAGCTCAAATTTGCCGACCGGGTGCGCTTCAATTTGAACGAAGAGATCGGCTCGATCGAGAATGGTGATCTGTTTCTCGAACAAGGACACGTAAGCTTGAGCGGGCGCCGGTTGGAGAAATATGCCGGGCAATCCTATCACATCGACGAAGGGATCTTCACCACCTGTCTCTGCGAGGACGGCCCTCCCACGTGGAAGATATCGGCCGCTGAAATCGACGTGACGCGGGAAGGTTCGGGGCGAATCCGGCGCGGCGTGTTTTATATCATGGACGTGCCGGTATTTTATCTTCCGTACGCGATTTTCCCGGTGAAAACCGAGAGACAGACCGGATTTCTTTTTCCCGAGTTCGGCACTTCGACCAAGAACGGGTTTCGCTACATGCAGCCGTTTTACTGGGCGATTACCAAAAGTAGCGATGCGACGCTGTCCTTCGAAACCGAGACGAGGGCGCGCATCGGGTTCCTGACCGAATATCGGCAGATGTTCAGCCGCAACGCGCAGGCGCAGATCAACCTCACCTATTTCAACGAAAGCTTTCGCGATAACCCGGACGCTGCCATTAAAAATGAAACGATCGCCGGCTGCCATCCGACGCCCGGCGGCGCAGACTGCGACATCATTCCGCAAAACCGCTGGAGCGTTATCGCCAATCACCGTCAGACCGCCGCAGCGGGATGGACGACCTACAGCGACGTCGCGCTCGTCAGCGACGACTTTTATGTTCGAGAGCTGGCCCGTACTTTAACTTCCACCTTCGATCGGGAGCGAGACATCAAGACCAGCCGCTACAGCCTGTCGCGGGCGGGCTTCCTGCGGCACTGGGGTGACACGACTCTCCAGGGCGAGTGGGACTACTATCAGGATTTTATTCAGGCGGACAAGCGGACGCTGCATCGCACCCCGCACGTCTCCTTTACCGGCCGACAGGTTTTGTGGAACACGCCGCTCGAGCTGCGCTGGCGGGCGGCCGGGGTGAATTATCTCAGTCAAGAAGGCGCCGACGGCCTGCGCGTCGATCTCAGGCCGGAGCTTGTGCTGCCGTTCAGTTTTGCCAACTATTTGCACGGCGCGTTCGGCGTCGCGCCGCGCGAGACCGCTTATCATCTCTATGATCCGACGGAGAAGCCGCTGTTGGCTGTTTGCACTGCAGGCGGCTGCAGAAGGGTGACGCGGAGGTACGACCACAACAGCTCGCGTGAATTGGTGGAGCTTAACGGCAAGCTGGGGACGTCGTTCGGCCGGGTTTTTGAGTGGGGTGGCGAGGGCTTGAAGAGGATCAAGCACGTCGTCGAGCCCGAGGTCAGTTATCTCTTTGTCTCGCGCAGCAACCAAAGCGAAACTCCGATCATGGATGGCATCGACCGCGTCAACCGCCGGAACCTGATGACTTTCTCGCTGACAAACCGGTTTTGGGGGAGGTTCTCGCAGATCGCCGTTCCGCTCGAGGGTGACGATGTCGAGGCGGTTTCGTCGCTGGCGGCGAGCGACACCACGGAGCTTGGCACCTTGAAGTTCACCGTCAATTATGACGTAGCCGATGAGAAAACGTTCCGCGACCGGATTTCCGACGTGAACACCGAAATGCGGCTGCGGCCCAAGGATTACCTGGCGCTCGGGGTCGGAACCGGCGTGAGTCCCTATACGGGAAAGGTCAACCAGGCGACGGCCCTATTTTCCATCTTCGATCCGCGGCCGATCACAAGGCGGGTGCTCGATCGCGACTTCATGCGGCCCAACTCGCTGGATCTGAGCTACCGCTTTATCGGAAAAACCGTCGACTCGCCTCTGAATGAAAATGCTAACCTAGTTCTTATCGATCGCAAGTCGCGGCATTCTTGTCCTCCCCCGGGGCTGCCCCCGTCTCTCGATAAAACGTTCGATCCCCGTTGCGGAATCGAAAAGGACGTTATGGGATTGATCGGACTGCGCGGCCTGTTGCATTTGACCGATCATTTGCTGTTTCTCTACGATGCCAATTACAACGCCATCCGAGCCGGGTTCACGACGAACCGCGGCGCCTTGAAAATCCTCTCCCGTTGCGAATGCTGGACTTTGACATTTTCCCTCAACCGGACGACCAATCCCAACGAGACCAATTTCAAATTTAGTTTTGAGCTTCTCGGCTTGGGTTCCCAGGCCAAGGAAGCCTTCCGATAA
- the trpA gene encoding tryptophan synthase subunit alpha: MTNRIDEKFAALKKRGEAALIPFVTAGDPEIKTTLRILRALEEAGADAIEVGVPFSDPMADGATIQRASERALRGRTSLTHVLKLIREFRRDSEIPVVLFGYYNPIFHYGLERFVRDASAAGVDGVLCVDLPPEESDELREQAEKAGLHTIFLLAPTSDAGRIQLVARLGRGFIYYVSVTGVTGARRALENELQAQVARIRRYTSLPIGVGFGISTPEQAARIASFADAAVVGSALIDVIERAGRNGKKVQDAKAFVARLKRAMRAKKGRVTRTED; encoded by the coding sequence ATGACTAATCGCATCGACGAAAAATTTGCGGCGCTTAAAAAGCGCGGCGAGGCGGCCTTGATTCCGTTCGTCACCGCCGGCGATCCGGAAATCAAAACCACGCTCAGGATCCTGCGCGCGCTGGAGGAGGCCGGCGCCGACGCCATCGAGGTCGGCGTGCCATTTTCCGATCCGATGGCCGACGGCGCTACGATTCAACGCGCCTCCGAGCGCGCTCTGCGCGGCAGGACATCGCTCACTCACGTGCTCAAGCTGATCCGTGAGTTTCGCCGCGACTCGGAAATCCCCGTGGTTCTCTTTGGCTACTACAACCCTATTTTCCACTACGGTCTCGAGCGGTTCGTGCGCGACGCGAGCGCGGCGGGAGTCGATGGGGTGCTGTGCGTGGATCTGCCGCCGGAAGAGAGCGACGAGCTGAGGGAACAGGCGGAAAAGGCGGGGCTGCACACGATTTTTCTCCTTGCGCCCACCAGCGATGCGGGACGCATCCAATTGGTCGCGCGCCTAGGCCGCGGATTTATTTATTACGTCTCGGTAACGGGCGTGACCGGAGCGCGCCGTGCGCTGGAAAACGAGCTACAAGCGCAAGTCGCGCGCATTCGCCGCTATACTTCGCTTCCGATCGGCGTCGGCTTCGGCATCTCGACGCCGGAGCAGGCGGCGCGGATCGCTTCGTTCGCCGACGCCGCTGTCGTAGGGAGCGCGCTCATCGACGTTATCGAGCGCGCGGGACGGAACGGCAAGAAAGTCCAAGACGCGAAGGCCTTCGTCGCCCGATTGAAGCGCGCCATGCGCGCTAAGAAGGGCCGAGTGACGAGGACTGAGGACTGA
- a CDS encoding cupin domain-containing protein has translation MSHPARVDKPWGYELIWAHTEKYVGKILHVNKGESLSYQYHKVKDETIYLLSGALELEIGDEKGRQTYRMKPGDCYRISPGTRHRMIAVEDCDVLESSTPELDDVVRLEDRYGRAGRP, from the coding sequence ATCTCTCACCCGGCTCGCGTCGATAAACCCTGGGGTTACGAGTTGATCTGGGCCCATACCGAGAAGTATGTCGGCAAGATTCTTCACGTGAATAAAGGGGAATCTCTCAGCTACCAGTACCATAAGGTCAAGGACGAAACGATTTATTTGCTGAGCGGCGCGCTCGAGCTGGAGATCGGAGACGAGAAAGGCAGGCAAACGTACCGCATGAAGCCCGGCGACTGTTATCGCATCAGCCCGGGAACGCGCCACCGCATGATCGCGGTCGAAGATTGCGACGTGTTGGAAAGCTCCACACCCGAGCTGGACGACGTCGTCCGACTCGAAGACCGCTACGGCAGGGCAGGACGGCCATAA
- the trpB gene encoding tryptophan synthase subunit beta: MGKRPRLPDRAGHFGPFGGRYAPETLMTPLLELEAAYREATRDPAFRTRLQELHRRYVGRPTPLTFAARLSAHAGGARIYLKREDLCHTGAHKINNTLAQGLLAVRMGKPRIIAETGAGQHGVATATVSARFGMECEVYMGKEDVARQSLNVLRMKLLGASVKVVESGSNTLKDAMNEALRDWVTNVLTTYYLIGSVAGPHPYPMMVRDFQSVIGKEARRQILAAEGRLPDYLVACVGGGSNSMGLFYPFIRDSRVKMVGVEAAGSGLDTGRHAATILGGEVGVLHGSKSYLLQDRNGQVRHTHSIAAGLDYPGVGPELSYLRDQGRIRFASATDREAIAALKLLAEVEGIIPALESAHAIAEVMRLAPRLKKNQILVVNLSGRGDKDMGTVGEYLGMKL; encoded by the coding sequence ATGGGTAAGCGGCCCCGGCTGCCCGACCGCGCAGGCCACTTCGGCCCCTTCGGAGGTCGCTACGCTCCCGAGACGCTGATGACCCCGCTCCTCGAGCTGGAGGCGGCCTATCGGGAGGCGACGCGGGACCCCGCCTTCCGGACCCGGCTCCAGGAGCTCCACCGTCGCTATGTGGGGCGCCCCACGCCGCTCACCTTCGCCGCGCGGCTCTCCGCGCACGCCGGAGGCGCCCGGATCTACCTCAAGCGGGAGGACCTCTGCCACACCGGGGCTCACAAGATCAACAACACGCTGGCCCAGGGACTCCTCGCCGTCCGCATGGGGAAGCCGCGGATCATCGCCGAGACCGGCGCCGGCCAGCACGGCGTGGCGACGGCGACGGTGTCGGCGCGCTTCGGCATGGAATGCGAGGTCTACATGGGCAAAGAAGACGTCGCGCGCCAATCGCTCAACGTCCTCCGCATGAAGCTTCTCGGCGCGAGCGTGAAAGTGGTGGAATCCGGCAGCAACACGTTGAAAGACGCCATGAACGAGGCGCTCAGGGACTGGGTGACGAACGTTCTCACGACGTATTATCTCATCGGCTCCGTTGCCGGGCCGCATCCGTATCCGATGATGGTGCGCGATTTTCAATCGGTGATCGGCAAAGAGGCGCGACGGCAGATTCTTGCCGCCGAGGGCCGCCTGCCGGATTATCTCGTCGCCTGCGTCGGCGGCGGTAGCAATTCGATGGGCCTTTTCTATCCGTTCATTCGCGATTCCCGCGTCAAAATGGTCGGCGTGGAGGCCGCGGGCTCCGGCCTCGACACCGGACGCCACGCCGCGACTATACTCGGCGGCGAGGTCGGCGTGCTCCACGGCAGCAAGAGCTATCTGCTCCAGGACAGAAACGGGCAGGTGCGTCACACGCATTCGATCGCCGCCGGCCTCGACTACCCCGGCGTCGGACCCGAGCTGAGCTACCTCCGCGATCAGGGGAGAATCCGCTTTGCCTCTGCGACCGACCGGGAGGCGATCGCGGCCCTCAAGCTGCTGGCCGAGGTGGAAGGGATCATTCCCGCGCTCGAAAGCGCGCATGCGATCGCCGAAGTCATGCGGCTCGCGCCGCGTCTCAAAAAAAATCAGATCCTCGTGGTTAATCTCTCCGGCCGGGGCGACAAGGACATGGGGACGGTGGGAGAATATCTCGGAATGAAATTATGA
- the gspE gene encoding type II secretion system ATPase GspE: MEGYLTFEQRLVERGMISADEMERIVKLQQEQRAHFARLVVELGFVSEDDLLPVLSDHFSIPVVSLKDFPVAPLPLEPVSDGADFFKSSRMVPLKIEGRDLLVAMTDPTDFARLHALEVATGFKVKPVLAKEKDITARIEAVFGNGYSTDSLSGGSAAREFEGAADQEEVEHLRDMASEAPVIRLVNALLSRALESRASDIHIEPFENHLKVRYRIDGILHEIDPPPRQLKAAIISRLKILAQLNIAERRLPQDGRIKVKIAGKDVDLRISTIPTLYGESVVIRLLERSQIFTSLDESLGFPPDIYKHFSEMITKPHGMVLVTGPTGSGKSTTLYCALQKINDPAKKIITIEDPVEYQLNGVNQIHVKPQIGLTFANGLRSIVRQDPDIIMVGEIRDAETAGIAIQAALTGHLVFSTLHTNDAAGAVSRLLEMGVEDYLLASALLGVLAQRLVRRLCVDCRTQVPFQSSKVEEFSATTVWEPIGCDACSGTGYLGRVGIFELLPATPEICKLVVQRSDANRIRAMAISQGMRLLREDGWQKVRDGVTTLAEVLRVTREEA; encoded by the coding sequence ATGGAAGGATATCTCACTTTCGAGCAGCGGCTGGTAGAGCGCGGCATGATATCCGCCGATGAGATGGAGCGGATCGTCAAGCTGCAGCAGGAGCAGCGCGCGCATTTCGCCCGGCTGGTCGTCGAGCTGGGCTTTGTCTCGGAAGACGATCTCTTGCCGGTCCTGAGCGACCATTTTTCCATTCCGGTGGTTTCTCTAAAGGATTTTCCGGTCGCGCCGCTGCCGCTGGAGCCCGTTTCCGACGGCGCGGACTTTTTCAAATCCTCCCGCATGGTGCCGTTGAAAATCGAAGGCCGCGATCTCCTGGTGGCGATGACCGATCCGACGGATTTCGCCCGGCTCCATGCCCTGGAAGTTGCGACGGGATTCAAAGTAAAGCCCGTTCTAGCCAAGGAGAAAGACATCACGGCGCGGATCGAAGCCGTGTTCGGGAACGGTTATTCAACCGATTCGCTGTCGGGCGGGTCAGCCGCCCGGGAATTCGAAGGTGCCGCGGATCAGGAAGAGGTCGAGCACCTGAGGGACATGGCCTCGGAGGCGCCGGTCATCCGGCTGGTAAACGCGCTCCTCAGCCGGGCGCTCGAAAGCCGCGCCTCGGATATTCACATCGAGCCTTTCGAGAACCACCTCAAGGTGCGCTACCGGATCGACGGCATTCTCCACGAAATCGATCCACCGCCGCGCCAGTTGAAGGCCGCCATCATCTCGCGCCTCAAGATTCTCGCCCAGTTGAACATCGCCGAGAGGCGTCTGCCGCAGGACGGCCGGATCAAGGTGAAGATCGCGGGGAAGGACGTGGACCTTCGCATCTCGACGATTCCAACGCTCTACGGCGAGAGCGTCGTGATCCGTCTCTTGGAGCGCTCGCAGATTTTTACCAGTCTCGACGAGTCGCTGGGGTTTCCGCCGGACATCTACAAACATTTCAGCGAAATGATCACCAAGCCGCACGGGATGGTTCTCGTCACCGGCCCGACCGGTAGCGGCAAGAGCACGACGCTCTACTGCGCTCTCCAGAAGATCAACGACCCGGCGAAGAAGATCATCACGATCGAAGATCCGGTCGAGTATCAATTGAACGGCGTCAACCAGATCCACGTGAAGCCGCAGATTGGTCTCACCTTCGCCAACGGGCTGCGCTCGATCGTGCGCCAGGACCCCGACATCATCATGGTAGGAGAGATCCGCGATGCCGAGACGGCGGGGATCGCGATTCAGGCCGCCCTCACGGGCCATTTGGTCTTTTCCACGCTGCACACCAACGACGCAGCCGGCGCGGTCTCGCGTCTGCTGGAAATGGGCGTGGAGGATTATCTGCTCGCGTCCGCGCTACTGGGCGTCCTCGCCCAGAGACTGGTGCGCCGGCTCTGCGTGGATTGCCGCACGCAGGTGCCGTTTCAAAGCTCCAAGGTCGAAGAGTTCAGCGCCACGACCGTCTGGGAGCCGATCGGGTGCGACGCGTGCTCCGGCACGGGCTACCTCGGGCGGGTCGGCATCTTCGAGCTGCTTCCGGCGACGCCGGAGATTTGTAAGCTCGTCGTCCAGCGCTCGGACGCCAACCGGATTCGCGCCATGGCGATTTCTCAAGGCATGCGCTTGCTCAGGGAAGACGGCTGGCAGAAAGTACGCGACGGCGTCACCACGCTGGCCGAAGTTCTTCGTGTCACTCGCGAAGAAGCCTAG
- a CDS encoding phosphoribosylanthranilate isomerase gives MTVRVKVCGITNVDDALLAAEAGADALGFIFVEGTPRYVTPARAAAIIAALPPFACPVGVFWDHPPAQVRAVAEECGLQALQLHGTEPPEMVAAFRLPVLKTVKVAGPADLALLARYKPAAFLLDSPARWSEGEARRPISWTLAREAGQRGRIILSAGLTADTVGEAIRLARPFGVDVNSGVEAAPGRKDPEKVRRFVRAARAAALEASDG, from the coding sequence ATGACGGTCCGGGTCAAGGTCTGCGGGATCACCAACGTCGATGACGCGCTTCTCGCGGCGGAGGCGGGCGCCGACGCCCTCGGCTTCATCTTCGTCGAGGGAACGCCCCGCTACGTGACACCGGCTCGAGCGGCTGCGATCATCGCCGCGCTTCCGCCGTTCGCGTGTCCGGTCGGTGTCTTCTGGGACCATCCGCCGGCCCAGGTGCGGGCGGTCGCCGAGGAGTGCGGGCTCCAGGCCCTTCAGCTTCACGGGACGGAGCCGCCCGAAATGGTGGCGGCGTTCCGCCTCCCCGTCCTCAAGACCGTGAAGGTGGCCGGCCCCGCCGACCTCGCGCTCCTGGCGCGCTACAAGCCCGCCGCCTTTCTTCTCGACAGCCCGGCCCGGTGGAGCGAGGGCGAGGCCCGGCGCCCGATCTCGTGGACGCTCGCGCGCGAGGCCGGGCAGCGCGGGCGGATCATCCTCTCGGCGGGGCTCACCGCGGACACGGTGGGCGAGGCCATCCGCCTGGCCCGTCCCTTCGGCGTCGACGTCAACTCGGGCGTCGAGGCCGCCCCCGGCCGGAAGGACCCCGAGAAGGTCCGCCGCTTTGTTCGGGCGGCGCGCGCCGCGGCCCTGGAAGCCTCCGATGGGTAA
- the trpC gene encoding indole-3-glycerol phosphate synthase TrpC, with translation MASPAGILAKIVAAKRVAVAARQAGAPRPVLEARAASLAPARDVAAALTPRPPGRVRLLAELKRASPVAGLLARDFDPVPLAPAYVAAGAAALSVLTDPHFQGSLADLDAVRALVDCPLLEKDFVVDDYQLWEARAHGADAVLLIVAILEPARLVDLYQTAKGLGLSILVEVHDEAELDVAAELGAGLIGINNRDLETFRTDLATTERLAPRAPAGVRLVSESGIATPADVARVAAAGAHAILVGEALSRSGDPAAKVRELTGGPA, from the coding sequence ATGGCGTCTCCAGCCGGGATCCTCGCCAAGATCGTCGCCGCCAAGCGCGTGGCCGTCGCCGCCCGCCAGGCCGGGGCACCGCGCCCCGTCCTCGAAGCCCGCGCCGCGAGCCTCGCGCCCGCGCGCGACGTGGCGGCCGCGCTGACGCCGCGCCCGCCCGGCCGGGTCCGGCTGCTGGCCGAGCTCAAGCGCGCCTCGCCTGTCGCGGGGCTGCTGGCCCGCGACTTCGACCCGGTCCCGCTCGCCCCCGCCTACGTCGCCGCCGGCGCGGCCGCGCTGTCGGTCCTGACCGATCCGCACTTCCAGGGCAGCCTCGCCGACCTCGACGCCGTCCGCGCCCTCGTGGACTGCCCGCTCCTCGAGAAGGACTTCGTCGTGGACGACTACCAGCTCTGGGAAGCCCGCGCCCACGGCGCCGACGCGGTCCTCCTCATCGTGGCGATCCTCGAGCCGGCCCGGCTCGTCGATCTCTACCAGACGGCCAAGGGGCTCGGGCTCTCCATCCTCGTCGAGGTGCACGACGAGGCCGAGCTCGACGTGGCGGCGGAGCTGGGCGCGGGCCTGATCGGCATCAACAACCGCGACCTCGAGACCTTCCGGACCGACCTCGCGACGACGGAGCGGCTGGCGCCGCGGGCGCCGGCTGGCGTGCGGCTCGTCTCGGAGAGCGGGATCGCGACGCCGGCCGACGTCGCCCGGGTCGCCGCCGCCGGGGCCCACGCGATCCTGGTGGGCGAGGCGCTGTCGCGGAGCGGCGACCCGGCCGCCAAGGTGCGTGAGCTCACGGGAGGACCCGCGTGA